A stretch of Bifidobacteriaceae bacterium DNA encodes these proteins:
- a CDS encoding antitoxin MazE family protein yields the protein MKTNATRAAAHRDRKRQDALRELRIWVPDTRMVSRRASLEEQGRAIAANQADEAEVMDLIESWQGLDEAK from the coding sequence GTGAAGACCAACGCAACGAGGGCTGCAGCCCACCGGGATCGCAAGCGGCAAGACGCGTTGCGCGAGCTCCGCATCTGGGTGCCAGATACCCGGATGGTTTCAAGACGCGCAAGCCTGGAAGAACAGGGGCGTGCCATCGCGGCCAATCAGGCCGACGAGGCCGAGGTCATGGACCTGATCGAATCCTGGCAAGGCCTGGACGAGGCGAAGTGA
- a CDS encoding type II toxin-antitoxin system PemK/MazF family toxin — MRRGDVFTAAGGPGYTGKPRPVIIFQDMAIGTDSVIVIPLTSDYVDAPDVRVMVLPDPGTGLRAPSWAMAEKISAAPRRRLGAAAIGSIPAQVMREIERAVLVATGIAAR; from the coding sequence GTGAGACGCGGTGACGTGTTCACGGCGGCGGGCGGGCCCGGCTACACGGGCAAGCCGCGCCCGGTGATCATTTTCCAGGACATGGCGATCGGAACCGATTCCGTCATAGTCATCCCATTGACCAGCGACTACGTTGACGCCCCGGATGTCCGAGTGATGGTTCTCCCGGATCCGGGCACCGGATTGAGAGCTCCTTCCTGGGCGATGGCGGAGAAAATCTCCGCGGCGCCGAGGAGGCGACTGGGCGCCGCCGCCATTGGCTCGATTCCCGCCCAGGTCATGAGGGAAATCGAGAGGGCGGTCTTGGTCGCCACCGGGATAGCCGCCCGCTGA
- a CDS encoding glycoside hydrolase family 3 C-terminal domain-containing protein has translation MTANIMTGPETARGVTLERVDQLLEQLTDQEKLSLLDGLDFWHTQPVERLGIPALMLTDGPHGLRKQSGAADHLGLNQSVPATCFPTASALASSWDADLVQEIGRALGEEARAEQVAVVLGPGLNIKRSPLCGRNFEYFSEDPALGGTLAAAMARGIQSQGIGACLKHFAANNQETDRMRVSAEIDPRTLREIYLAGFERAVRASQPWTVMSSYNRINGTYAAGSRWLLTDLLRDSWGFDGLVMSDWGGTDNRPEDLKAGLDLEMPSSSGHGAAAVRAALAQGRATMEDVDRSVRRLLRLIARAEPATEPGQGYDKEAHHDLARRAAAQSAVLLKNEGGLLPLDPASGGTIAVIGDFARSPRYQGSGSSAVNPTRLDNALDAIVDLVDDRREVVFARGFLAEEEAGDRRLVDQAVAAASSAEAVVLFLGLPPSYESEGYDRADTSLPAPQLELLGEVAAANPNLVVVLSNGGVVDVASWQYQAPAVLEGWLGGQAGGSATADLLFGRVSPGGKLAETIPLRLEDNPSFGNFPGERGTVRYGEGTLVGYRWYDARGFEVAYPFGHGLSYTTFAYSPLTAAVLEDGARPSVEVRLTVRNSGTVRGREVAQVYVRDPVASVARPPQELRAFTVVDLEPGESREVAFMLDARAFAFWDVSLGRWFVEGGDFEIRCGSSSRDVRSTATVTLAGDHAQRPLSVNSTANEWLADPVRGPWLRDRLEGTAFAGLATDPGMAALMGPSPLIRLTRFEGFPVTESDLATQLLT, from the coding sequence ATGACCGCCAACATCATGACCGGGCCGGAAACCGCGCGGGGCGTCACCCTGGAACGCGTTGACCAGTTGCTGGAGCAGTTGACCGACCAGGAGAAGCTGTCCCTGCTGGACGGCTTGGACTTCTGGCACACCCAGCCGGTTGAGCGCCTGGGCATCCCCGCGCTCATGCTCACAGACGGGCCCCACGGGCTGCGTAAACAATCCGGCGCGGCCGACCACCTGGGCTTGAACCAATCGGTCCCGGCCACCTGCTTCCCCACCGCCTCGGCGCTCGCGTCCTCGTGGGACGCGGACCTGGTCCAGGAGATCGGCCGGGCGCTGGGGGAAGAGGCGCGGGCCGAGCAAGTCGCCGTGGTGTTGGGCCCCGGCCTGAACATCAAACGCTCGCCGCTGTGCGGCCGCAACTTCGAGTACTTCTCGGAAGATCCGGCCCTTGGGGGCACCCTGGCGGCGGCCATGGCGCGCGGCATCCAAAGCCAAGGGATCGGCGCGTGCCTCAAACATTTCGCCGCCAACAACCAGGAGACCGACCGCATGCGCGTCTCCGCCGAAATCGACCCGCGCACCTTGCGGGAAATCTACCTGGCCGGCTTCGAACGGGCCGTCCGGGCAAGCCAGCCCTGGACGGTCATGTCCTCATACAACCGCATCAACGGCACCTATGCCGCCGGGTCGCGTTGGCTCTTGACCGACCTCTTGCGGGACTCCTGGGGGTTCGACGGCCTGGTCATGTCGGATTGGGGCGGCACCGACAACCGCCCCGAGGACCTGAAAGCCGGGCTCGACCTGGAAATGCCGAGCTCGTCCGGCCACGGCGCGGCCGCCGTCCGCGCGGCCCTAGCCCAGGGCCGCGCCACCATGGAGGATGTCGACCGGTCGGTTCGCCGCCTCCTGAGGCTGATCGCGCGGGCCGAGCCGGCCACCGAGCCGGGCCAGGGCTACGACAAAGAGGCCCACCACGACCTCGCCCGGCGGGCCGCCGCGCAATCGGCGGTCCTGCTCAAGAACGAGGGCGGCCTGCTGCCATTGGACCCGGCCAGCGGCGGGACGATCGCCGTGATCGGCGACTTCGCGCGCAGCCCGCGCTACCAAGGGTCGGGCTCGTCGGCGGTGAACCCCACGCGCCTTGACAACGCGCTCGACGCGATTGTGGACCTGGTGGACGACCGGAGGGAGGTCGTCTTCGCGCGGGGTTTCCTGGCGGAGGAGGAGGCGGGCGACCGGAGGCTGGTCGACCAAGCGGTGGCGGCGGCATCGTCGGCTGAAGCCGTTGTCCTGTTCTTGGGACTGCCGCCGAGCTACGAGTCGGAGGGCTACGACCGGGCCGACACCTCGTTGCCGGCGCCGCAACTGGAGTTGCTGGGCGAGGTCGCGGCGGCGAACCCCAATCTGGTCGTGGTGCTCTCGAACGGCGGGGTGGTGGACGTGGCGTCCTGGCAGTACCAGGCGCCGGCCGTGCTGGAGGGCTGGCTGGGCGGCCAGGCCGGCGGATCCGCCACCGCGGACCTGCTGTTCGGGCGGGTCAGCCCCGGCGGGAAACTGGCCGAGACGATCCCCTTGCGGTTGGAGGACAACCCCTCGTTCGGGAACTTCCCCGGCGAACGCGGAACCGTCCGCTACGGCGAGGGCACGCTGGTCGGCTACCGCTGGTATGACGCGCGCGGGTTCGAGGTCGCCTACCCGTTTGGGCACGGGCTCAGCTACACCACGTTCGCCTACTCGCCTTTGACTGCGGCGGTGTTGGAGGACGGGGCGCGGCCATCCGTCGAAGTCCGTCTGACGGTCCGGAACTCCGGGACCGTGCGGGGCCGGGAGGTGGCTCAGGTCTACGTGCGCGACCCGGTCGCGTCGGTGGCCCGCCCGCCCCAGGAACTGCGCGCCTTCACCGTGGTGGACTTGGAGCCGGGCGAGTCCCGCGAGGTGGCGTTCATGCTGGACGCGCGCGCGTTCGCGTTCTGGGACGTGTCATTGGGCCGCTGGTTCGTGGAGGGCGGGGACTTCGAGATCAGGTGCGGGTCCTCCTCCAGGGACGTGAGGTCCACGGCGACGGTGACGCTGGCCGGAGACCATGCCCAACGCCCGCTCAGCGTGAATTCGACTGCGAACGAGTGGCTGGCGGACCCGGTGCGCGGCCCCTGGCTGCGGGACCGGCTGGAGGGCACGGCCTTCGCGGGCCTGGCGACGGACCCGGGCATGGCCGCCCTGATGGGCCCCTCGCCCCTGATCCGGCTGACCCGCTTCGAGGGCTTCCCCGTCACCGAATCCGACCTGGCAACCCAGCTGCTGACGTAA